In the genome of Solibacillus silvestris, one region contains:
- a CDS encoding diaminopimelate epimerase has translation MSIQLTKVHGSGNTFYLYEALYDEQFNFVNIAKQLCHHSNDGGADGLLIVLPSSVADAKMRVINADGSEASMCGNGLRCVARYVCEKLNVDEAVIETMHACLKVKREASIFEQLPTYSVEISPISFELVSLPMKVENRQQLRHEIIPAFSMDIPFTAISVPNPHLIGIVDHKYMENTLHQEQLAAYLNSENEYCPDGVNVSYVQPLSPDEIFVRTFERGAGFTNACGTAMTASALIASIEGFITNSKVTVYNPGGFVQCEVKNCGDSWELALIGNATVLGDYEYDLQDEKIQLVHFQLAEEQIQYEKCKLFVQDKIESFL, from the coding sequence ATGAGTATCCAACTAACGAAAGTTCATGGTTCTGGAAATACATTTTATTTATACGAAGCATTATATGATGAACAATTTAATTTTGTGAATATCGCGAAACAGCTATGTCATCACTCCAATGATGGGGGAGCGGATGGCTTATTAATCGTGCTCCCATCTTCTGTTGCAGATGCAAAAATGCGTGTCATTAATGCGGACGGCTCGGAAGCTTCGATGTGCGGGAATGGATTACGCTGTGTCGCGCGGTATGTTTGCGAAAAATTAAATGTAGATGAAGCAGTTATCGAAACAATGCATGCCTGTCTGAAAGTAAAACGAGAAGCATCCATTTTTGAACAACTACCTACCTATTCTGTAGAAATCTCACCCATTTCATTTGAATTAGTATCATTGCCAATGAAGGTAGAGAATAGACAACAATTGCGCCATGAAATTATTCCTGCTTTTTCAATGGATATTCCTTTTACAGCGATATCTGTACCAAATCCGCATCTAATCGGAATCGTTGATCATAAATATATGGAAAATACGTTACACCAAGAACAGCTCGCTGCCTATTTGAACAGTGAAAATGAATATTGCCCGGATGGAGTGAATGTTAGCTATGTCCAGCCGTTATCTCCTGATGAAATATTCGTCCGAACTTTTGAACGGGGCGCAGGCTTTACAAATGCCTGTGGTACGGCAATGACTGCCTCTGCCCTAATTGCTTCTATTGAAGGATTTATTACAAACAGTAAAGTAACCGTCTATAATCCCGGAGGTTTTGTTCAGTGTGAAGTTAAGAACTGCGGTGACAGCTGGGAATTGGCACTGATCGGAAATGCAACGGTACTTGGGGATTATGAATATGACCTTCAAGACGAAAAAATTCAATTGGTGCATTTTCAACTAGCAGAAGAGCAAATTCAATATGAGAAATGCAAACTTTTTGTGCAAGATAAAATAGAAAGCTTTCTTTAA
- a CDS encoding alanine acetyltransferase produces MLKQRELHETAELYELLRHPSVFPFVRQKATSAEEYLFMTKQLIEEEQNGLTISRTIVDDWGAPIGTISIFDIQDGAGFLGTWIGKPYQGIGYNQKAKLAFLNELFFDYDFHTVFLRIREENARSQAAALKLPYVVDAEQTNPSLYNEINQGVNKFRLFKIPKDLFYLTTANTLEQAEEQAM; encoded by the coding sequence ATGTTAAAACAGAGAGAACTTCATGAAACAGCAGAATTATACGAATTATTACGTCATCCGTCTGTGTTTCCATTCGTACGTCAGAAAGCGACTTCAGCAGAAGAGTACTTATTTATGACTAAACAATTGATAGAAGAAGAACAAAACGGATTAACGATTTCACGTACAATTGTAGATGATTGGGGTGCTCCAATCGGAACAATCAGTATTTTTGATATCCAAGATGGCGCCGGCTTCTTAGGAACATGGATCGGCAAACCATATCAAGGCATCGGTTATAATCAGAAAGCGAAATTAGCGTTTTTAAATGAACTATTTTTCGACTATGATTTCCATACCGTTTTCTTACGCATCCGGGAAGAAAATGCACGCTCACAAGCAGCCGCGTTGAAATTACCTTATGTAGTAGATGCCGAGCAAACAAATCCGTCTCTTTACAATGAAATTAATCAAGGTGTTAATAAATTCCGTCTTTTTAAAATTCCTAAAGATCTGTTCTATTTAACAACTGCCAATACGCTCGAGCAAGCAGAAGAACAGGCAATGTAA
- a CDS encoding UDP-N-acetylglucosamine--N-acetylmuramyl-(pentapeptide) pyrophosphoryl-undecaprenol N-acetylglucosamine transferase (UDP-N-acetylglucosamine--N-acetylmuramyl-(pentapeptide) pyrophosphoryl-undecaprenol N-acetylglucosamine transferase; involved in cell wall formation; inner membrane-associated; last step of peptidoglycan synthesis), giving the protein MNEKTIILTGGGTAGHVSLNEAIIPSLQEAGYNVHYIGSHDGIEKELITNAFPSLPYHSISSGKLRRYFSVQNFTDPFKVMAGVTQAFSIIKKIKPTVIFSKGGFVSVPVVIAAKLANIPVVVHESDVTPGLANKISLPFASHIFTVFKETMKHLPNDKSTCTGSIIRQQLFEGNRERGLALCGFTAEKKVLLVMGGSLGSVIINDALRENLSSLLEKYQIIHLCGKGNADKKLENLQGYCQFEYVTTELPDLLYATDFVVSRAGSNSIFEFLALHKPMLLIPLSAAKSRGDQILNANLFKKQGFAHVLDEEKLTKESFMQAIQMLEQKAEEMIDQMLEVEHPKTPKEMVALITQYEK; this is encoded by the coding sequence TAATGTGCATTATATAGGCTCTCATGACGGGATTGAAAAAGAGCTTATTACAAATGCGTTTCCTTCATTGCCTTATCACAGTATTTCGAGCGGAAAGTTGCGCCGATACTTTTCAGTACAGAATTTTACAGATCCGTTTAAAGTGATGGCAGGTGTTACACAAGCCTTTTCGATCATCAAAAAAATTAAGCCGACTGTAATTTTTTCTAAAGGTGGCTTTGTCTCAGTGCCAGTCGTTATTGCGGCAAAATTGGCAAATATTCCGGTTGTTGTCCATGAATCGGATGTGACACCTGGCTTAGCGAATAAAATTTCACTGCCATTCGCGTCCCATATCTTTACGGTTTTCAAAGAAACGATGAAACATTTACCGAACGACAAATCAACTTGCACTGGTTCGATAATCCGCCAGCAGCTATTTGAAGGAAATCGTGAGCGTGGCTTGGCGTTATGTGGATTTACAGCCGAAAAAAAAGTACTGCTTGTCATGGGTGGAAGCTTAGGTTCCGTTATTATTAATGATGCGCTTCGTGAAAATTTGTCATCACTATTAGAGAAGTATCAGATTATCCATTTGTGCGGTAAAGGGAACGCCGACAAAAAATTGGAAAATCTACAAGGATATTGTCAGTTTGAATATGTGACAACAGAATTGCCGGATTTACTGTATGCAACCGATTTTGTTGTATCGCGTGCTGGTTCAAACTCGATTTTCGAATTTTTGGCGTTGCATAAACCGATGCTGCTCATTCCTCTTTCTGCAGCAAAAAGCCGTGGTGATCAGATATTAAATGCCAACTTGTTTAAAAAACAAGGCTTTGCACATGTATTGGACGAGGAAAAATTGACAAAAGAATCATTCATGCAAGCAATTCAAATGCTTGAACAGAAAGCGGAAGAAATGATTGATCAGATGCTCGAAGTCGAACATCCGAAAACTCCGAAAGAAATGGTTGCCTTAATTACTCAATATGAAAAATAA
- a CDS encoding diguanylate cyclase codes for MMSSIYSMDLLNLLFKNSNDAVFFMEKINGKYRYIFVNDAAVNLINTNPCGKTIEQVIPSHLAKTIIHYYDLTIEQNRQVEFEDFTYGKMNVRKQRTTTIPVIQDGKNYILAMTKEVSMSLDLEDKYLFMRSIFSNSFLSTILVSNDLQLLEANPTFLEEFNIQMEDASGISMLDMPFIERKTAKKLKSYINRARLGENVQSKMLFFIDKHNERRCFTASFSSLTSNGENIAVFIILQEITEFIKQGQALRTASHGLEMFKNAINSLADVIFTDVDGNIIDINERVIENTGYTHDELIGKPHHILHSTYLSDSASMSFWQKVSKEEIWREEVCNRKKNGEIYWVDSTMIPLKNELGEVEQFLMVQYNISSEKQLMSELYIIERNFRAITENTNDFIVVTDRYGKIKYASPSYSRKLGYREEELIGLPYDRLLKPESVKLWHEALNPETVDVIQEQKIELLLYKKDNSTIWTEGNYTLTFALSHHEITEIVMVSREITERKELEDKLTYLAYHDSLTQLGNRRKLYKEFPLLKKEADETGTCLAILYLDGDNFKEVNDIYGHDVGDEFLIQFGNSLVRSVRNEDLVIRLGGDEFLIVLTGLSIFEKERSVQLVHIMDRIKENLQIGWLIRGSHFSPTASMGISIYPKHSISLDVLIDLADQALYKAKQSSN; via the coding sequence ATGATGAGTTCCATTTATTCAATGGATTTATTGAATTTGTTATTCAAAAATAGTAATGATGCTGTATTCTTCATGGAAAAAATAAATGGAAAGTATCGTTATATTTTTGTCAACGATGCTGCAGTAAATCTGATTAATACGAATCCCTGCGGCAAAACGATCGAACAGGTAATCCCGTCCCATTTAGCAAAGACGATTATTCACTATTATGATTTAACAATCGAACAAAACAGACAAGTTGAATTTGAAGATTTTACTTATGGAAAAATGAATGTTCGAAAACAAAGAACGACAACTATTCCAGTAATACAAGATGGGAAAAATTATATTTTGGCCATGACGAAAGAGGTATCGATGAGCCTTGATTTAGAAGATAAATATTTATTTATGCGTTCCATATTTTCTAATTCATTTTTATCCACGATATTAGTTTCCAATGATCTGCAATTACTTGAAGCAAATCCGACATTTTTGGAAGAGTTTAATATTCAAATGGAAGATGCTTCCGGGATCTCTATGTTAGACATGCCTTTTATAGAAAGAAAAACGGCAAAAAAATTGAAAAGTTATATAAATCGGGCACGGCTGGGAGAAAATGTTCAATCGAAAATGCTGTTTTTCATCGATAAACATAATGAGCGGCGTTGTTTTACTGCTTCTTTTTCCTCGCTGACAAGCAATGGTGAAAATATCGCGGTATTTATCATATTGCAGGAAATTACGGAATTTATTAAACAAGGACAGGCATTGCGCACAGCTTCACACGGTCTGGAAATGTTCAAAAATGCGATTAATTCATTAGCTGACGTTATATTTACAGATGTAGATGGAAATATAATCGATATTAATGAGCGGGTTATTGAAAATACAGGCTATACGCATGATGAATTAATTGGTAAACCGCATCATATTCTTCACTCAACGTATCTATCCGATTCAGCTTCGATGAGTTTTTGGCAAAAAGTAAGTAAAGAAGAAATCTGGCGTGAGGAAGTGTGCAATCGTAAAAAGAATGGTGAGATATATTGGGTGGACTCTACTATGATTCCCCTGAAGAATGAACTAGGGGAAGTGGAGCAGTTTTTAATGGTTCAATATAATATTTCTTCTGAAAAACAATTAATGTCAGAGCTATATATAATTGAACGAAATTTCAGAGCCATTACTGAAAACACAAATGATTTTATTGTCGTAACAGACCGCTACGGCAAAATTAAATATGCTTCACCTTCCTATTCAAGGAAACTTGGCTACCGGGAAGAAGAGCTTATCGGTTTACCGTACGATCGATTGCTGAAGCCGGAAAGTGTTAAACTGTGGCATGAAGCATTAAACCCGGAAACGGTTGATGTAATACAAGAACAAAAAATTGAATTGCTTTTGTATAAAAAAGATAATAGTACGATTTGGACGGAAGGGAATTATACGCTAACGTTCGCTTTGTCACATCATGAAATTACGGAAATTGTCATGGTTTCAAGAGAAATTACCGAGCGCAAGGAACTGGAAGATAAATTAACTTATTTAGCGTATCATGATAGTTTGACGCAGCTCGGTAATCGCAGGAAACTGTACAAGGAATTTCCGCTTCTTAAAAAGGAGGCAGACGAGACAGGTACTTGCCTGGCAATTTTATATCTTGACGGAGATAATTTTAAAGAAGTAAATGATATATACGGACATGATGTTGGGGATGAGTTTTTAATTCAATTCGGGAATTCGCTCGTTCGCAGTGTACGAAATGAAGACCTTGTTATAAGGCTGGGTGGTGACGAATTTCTCATTGTTTTAACTGGGTTGTCCATCTTCGAAAAAGAACGCTCCGTCCAACTTGTTCACATTATGGACAGGATTAAAGAAAATCTGCAAATCGGATGGTTGATTAGAGGTAGCCATTTTTCACCTACAGCCTCAATGGGAATTTCGATTTATCCAAAACACAGTATAAGTTTAGATGTTCTTATCGATTTAGCGGATCAAGCATTATACAAGGCAAAGCAGTCTTCCAATTAG